One genomic region from Jiangella sp. DSM 45060 encodes:
- a CDS encoding VWA domain-containing protein: protein MRRRASSPSPNGLRPLRRKPKQLDDDPVLHDVSASGGGGVVLPGGLRPEGPRRVPPGSGAPGTTDEAATLLAAVPDDAEPDPEVLRRARQIAARLAMPRPRRDVTARRGAGELASVRYRGGSDDIDLDRTLEQLVEHPVPEDDDVIVRERVRARRAVALLVDVSGSMRGERVRTAAAALGALAAELSADDVAAIAFWSDAAVLAHLGERVSPQRLLDTLLRIPAKGLTNVAFPLRVAARELARAPARDARVLLLSDCVHNAGPDPRPFAARLPRLDVLLDTSGEHDADLGRDLARLGRGRLFRIGGYREVAPALGEVFA from the coding sequence GTGCGGCGGCGGGCCTCGTCGCCGTCGCCGAATGGCCTGCGGCCGCTGCGGCGCAAGCCGAAGCAGCTGGACGACGACCCCGTCCTGCACGACGTCTCGGCGTCCGGCGGCGGGGGCGTGGTGCTGCCGGGCGGGCTGCGGCCGGAAGGGCCGCGGCGGGTGCCGCCGGGCTCGGGCGCGCCCGGGACGACGGACGAGGCGGCGACGCTGCTCGCGGCCGTCCCGGACGACGCCGAGCCCGATCCCGAGGTGCTGCGCCGGGCCCGCCAGATCGCCGCCCGGCTGGCGATGCCGCGGCCGCGTCGCGACGTGACCGCGCGGCGCGGCGCCGGCGAGCTGGCCAGCGTCCGGTACCGCGGCGGCTCCGACGACATCGACCTCGACCGGACCCTGGAGCAGCTGGTCGAGCACCCCGTTCCGGAGGACGACGACGTCATCGTGCGCGAGCGCGTGCGGGCGCGCCGGGCGGTCGCGTTGCTGGTGGACGTGTCGGGCTCGATGCGCGGCGAGCGGGTGCGTACGGCGGCGGCCGCCCTGGGCGCGCTCGCCGCGGAGCTTTCGGCCGACGACGTCGCGGCCATCGCGTTCTGGTCTGACGCCGCCGTGCTGGCGCATCTGGGCGAGCGGGTGTCGCCGCAGCGGCTGCTGGACACGCTGCTGCGGATCCCCGCCAAGGGGCTCACCAACGTCGCGTTCCCCCTGCGGGTGGCCGCGCGCGAGCTGGCCCGGGCGCCGGCGCGAGACGCCCGGGTGCTGTTGCTGTCCGACTGCGTGCACAACGCCGGACCCGATCCGCGTCCGTTCGCCGCCCGGCTGCCCCGGCTGGACGTCCTGCTGGACACGTCCGGCGAGCACGACGCCGACCTCGGCCGCGACCTCGCCCGGCTCGGCCGCGGGCGGCTGTTCCGGATCGGCGGCTATCGTGAGGTCGCACCGGCACTCGGAGAGGTGTTTGCGTGA